From a region of the Nitrospira sp. genome:
- the egtD gene encoding L-histidine N(alpha)-methyltransferase, with protein MLSETEQANAAQEFADAVSDSLSKVGQRELPSKYLYDDLGTALFEAITLLPEYGLTRAEGRLLRRHAGEILNHLPPPITVIELGSGTGRKTRWLLEALADREPVAYFPIDISAAALIKCHQELGAVGAMSMVGLEKSYLEGLQEAAARRRPDQTLLVLFLGSSIGNFDPPAAENFLRDIRHQLQPKDALLLGTDVEKSIHDMLLAYDDPTGVTAAFNLNLLARINRELGGDFILRHFEHVVRYDEVDRRIEMHLRSTKKQTVSIRAADFTCTFREGETIWTEACHKFRVEEISGIAQQTGFLCEAQWLDSEWTFAESLLIAD; from the coding sequence ATGCTCTCAGAAACTGAGCAAGCCAATGCCGCCCAGGAATTCGCCGATGCAGTAAGCGATAGCCTTAGTAAGGTGGGCCAACGCGAACTCCCTTCGAAGTATCTATATGATGATTTGGGAACGGCACTGTTTGAAGCAATCACCCTGCTACCAGAATATGGACTGACCCGCGCTGAGGGGCGCCTCCTCCGTCGTCATGCCGGGGAAATACTCAATCATCTTCCACCCCCTATTACAGTCATAGAACTGGGAAGTGGCACCGGACGAAAGACTCGCTGGCTATTGGAGGCACTTGCCGACCGAGAGCCAGTTGCCTATTTTCCTATCGATATATCCGCCGCAGCCCTTATTAAATGTCACCAAGAACTAGGAGCCGTCGGCGCAATGAGCATGGTCGGGCTGGAGAAATCGTATTTGGAAGGGCTTCAGGAAGCGGCGGCTCGCCGAAGACCGGATCAGACCCTGCTGGTCCTATTCCTTGGAAGTAGCATCGGCAATTTTGATCCGCCGGCAGCAGAGAATTTTCTGCGCGACATCCGCCACCAGTTGCAGCCCAAGGACGCACTTCTGCTTGGAACTGACGTGGAAAAATCGATCCATGATATGTTGCTGGCCTACGATGACCCGACGGGTGTAACTGCTGCTTTCAACTTGAATCTGCTTGCTCGGATTAATCGGGAACTCGGAGGAGACTTTATCCTGCGGCACTTCGAGCATGTCGTCCGGTATGACGAAGTGGATCGGCGCATCGAAATGCACCTCCGCTCGACCAAGAAACAAACCGTATCGATTCGGGCCGCGGACTTTACCTGTACCTTCAGAGAAGGTGAAACGATCTGGACAGAAGCCTGCCACAAATTCCGAGTTGAGGAGATTTCTGGCATTGCTCAACAAACAGGATTTCTGTGCGAAGCTCAATGGCTTGATTCTGAATGGACGTTTGCCGAGAGCCTTCTGATCGCCGACTAG
- a CDS encoding SUMF1/EgtB/PvdO family nonheme iron enzyme: MHTMTATTTCLAQILTHARTNTDALFGLVRPEAFYERPVPERHRIIFYLGHLEAFDWNLLSQAVVVPSFSPEFDQLFAFGIDPKPGQTQQDERSDWPEIAEVREYNRRVRQALSDVYNQTSEQLLSIALEHRLMHAETFAYLLHSLSIEHKHIPLVASPPQSVAPIQVMLEIPGGTVTLGQSREDAYGKKQFGWDNEFESHEVTVASFAMNKYKITNGEYLKFVRAGGSPPHFWRRHKGQWYWRGMWEEVPLPFDWPVYATHEEASAFAAWTGKRLPTESEFHRATYGTVHGDEERVYPWGNELPDSQRGNFGGYRWDPIPVTATPLGDSAFGVSQLVGNGWEWTSTAFQPFPGFQTFSFYPGYSAQFFGGDHYVLKGASPRTDARLLRRSFRNWFRPDYPYVYAGFRCVED, from the coding sequence ATGCATACAATGACGGCCACGACAACCTGTCTCGCACAGATCCTGACTCATGCTCGTACGAACACAGATGCCTTATTCGGTCTCGTTCGACCAGAGGCGTTTTATGAACGACCGGTCCCCGAGCGCCACCGGATAATTTTTTACCTCGGGCATCTCGAGGCTTTTGACTGGAACCTTCTGAGCCAAGCAGTAGTGGTTCCATCCTTCTCTCCAGAATTCGACCAGCTCTTTGCGTTCGGCATTGATCCGAAACCAGGACAAACCCAACAGGATGAGCGCTCGGATTGGCCGGAAATAGCAGAAGTGCGAGAATACAACCGCCGCGTTCGGCAAGCACTGAGCGATGTTTACAACCAGACATCAGAACAACTGCTCTCCATCGCACTGGAGCATCGGTTGATGCATGCCGAGACCTTTGCCTATCTCCTCCACTCCCTTTCGATCGAACACAAGCATATCCCCTTGGTAGCATCACCTCCCCAGAGCGTAGCTCCCATTCAGGTGATGCTTGAAATCCCCGGTGGAACGGTCACGCTAGGTCAATCGCGCGAGGATGCCTATGGCAAGAAGCAGTTTGGATGGGACAACGAATTCGAGAGCCATGAAGTGACGGTCGCCTCGTTTGCAATGAACAAATACAAAATTACGAATGGAGAGTATCTCAAATTCGTTCGCGCCGGCGGTAGCCCGCCTCACTTCTGGAGGAGGCATAAGGGCCAGTGGTACTGGCGAGGCATGTGGGAAGAAGTTCCGCTGCCATTCGATTGGCCGGTCTATGCCACTCACGAAGAGGCGTCCGCCTTTGCAGCTTGGACCGGCAAGAGATTGCCCACCGAATCCGAATTTCATCGAGCCACGTACGGAACGGTACATGGTGATGAAGAACGAGTCTATCCCTGGGGCAATGAACTGCCTGATAGCCAACGGGGTAACTTCGGCGGGTACCGATGGGACCCTATTCCCGTGACCGCAACCCCGCTGGGTGACAGCGCATTCGGAGTTTCTCAACTGGTCGGGAACGGATGGGAATGGACGTCGACGGCCTTCCAGCCATTCCCTGGATTCCAAACCTTTTCATTCTATCCCGGCTACTCGGCCCAGTTCTTTGGTGGCGACCATTACGTACTCAAGGGTGCGTCCCCGCGAACAGACGCTCGATTGTTGCGGCGATCATTTCGCAACTGGTTCCGGCCCGACTACCCTTATGTCTATGCCGGATTTCGCTGTGTGGAGGACTAA
- a CDS encoding glyoxalase — MSTTEVRSDNTIGKAVAAKVDMKLEIVVIPVSDVGRAKEFYERLGWRLDADYDNGKDFRVIQFTPPGSGCSVIFGTNVTAAAPGSAQGLYLIVSDIKAARKELLDRGIQISQVFHDASGVYAGKDEPYLFGRLRVSGPDPEHRSYRSFASFHDPDGNGWLFQEITTRLPGRIDSSATTFASVSDLASAFRRAESAHGVHEKNVLGGKRDENWPEWYAAYMVAEQAGTVLPT; from the coding sequence ATGAGCACCACTGAAGTCCGTAGTGACAACACGATCGGCAAGGCGGTAGCCGCAAAAGTGGATATGAAGCTCGAGATTGTGGTCATCCCCGTCTCGGATGTCGGCCGTGCGAAGGAATTCTATGAAAGGCTCGGGTGGCGGCTCGACGCTGACTACGACAACGGTAAAGACTTCCGCGTGATTCAGTTCACACCGCCAGGCTCCGGGTGCTCGGTCATCTTCGGTACGAATGTCACCGCGGCCGCACCCGGCTCCGCCCAAGGCTTGTACTTGATTGTTTCCGACATTAAGGCCGCCCGCAAAGAGCTGCTTGATCGCGGTATCCAAATCAGCCAGGTGTTTCATGACGCCAGCGGTGTGTACGCTGGTAAGGACGAACCGTATCTGTTTGGGCGGCTCCGGGTCAGTGGTCCGGATCCCGAGCATCGCAGCTACCGCTCATTCGCCTCGTTCCATGATCCCGACGGCAACGGCTGGCTGTTCCAGGAAATCACAACTCGATTACCCGGTCGCATCGACTCCTCGGCGACGACCTTTGCATCGGTGAGCGATTTGGCGAGCGCGTTTCGGCGTGCAGAATCTGCCCACGGAGTACACGAAAAGAACGTACTGGGGGGAAAGCGCGACGAAAACTGGCCCGAGTGGTATGCCGCATACATGGTGGCGGAACAGGCGGGGACGGTGCTACCGACGTAA
- a CDS encoding FAD-containing oxidoreductase, translating to MPRHFDAIIIGTGQAGPALAARLAAGGMAVAIIERHEFGGTCVNTGCIPTKTLVASAYAAHVARRGPEYGFAVNGDVRVDMKRVKERKDEISGRSNKGVEEWLRGLKNCTVIQGHARFQTSHTVVVNDDVLQAEKIFINVGGRASVPAMPGIQDVPFLTNSSMMDVDFLPEHLVIIGGSYIGLEFGQMYRRFGSEVTIVEMGPRLIGREDEDISDAVRQILEVEGIQTKLNAKCISLAKRNSGIAVGIGCDEGPPEVVGTHVLLAVGRIPNTNDLGLDRAGIATDQRGYIVVDDQLQTNVSGIWALGDCNGRGAFTHTAYNDYEVVADNLLGGDHRRVSDRIQAYALYTDPPLGRCGMTDVEIRKSGRAALAAKHPMSRVGRAVEKGETQGFIKISVDAETKHILGAAILGTGGDEVVHVLLDVMYAKAPYTVIQRAMHIHPTIAEFLPTVLSKLEPFA from the coding sequence GTGCCGCGGCATTTCGATGCCATCATCATCGGGACTGGTCAGGCAGGCCCGGCTTTGGCTGCGCGGCTTGCGGCCGGAGGCATGGCAGTCGCCATTATTGAACGCCACGAGTTTGGCGGCACTTGTGTGAATACGGGGTGTATCCCTACAAAGACTCTTGTTGCAAGCGCGTACGCGGCACATGTTGCCCGCCGAGGCCCCGAATATGGTTTTGCTGTCAATGGCGATGTGCGCGTCGATATGAAACGGGTGAAAGAACGCAAGGACGAAATTTCTGGACGGTCGAATAAGGGCGTGGAGGAATGGTTGCGAGGACTCAAAAACTGTACGGTGATCCAAGGCCATGCTCGCTTTCAGACGTCCCACACTGTGGTGGTCAACGATGATGTCCTGCAAGCCGAGAAAATTTTCATCAACGTTGGAGGACGCGCCTCTGTTCCCGCGATGCCGGGGATTCAAGATGTCCCATTTCTCACAAACTCTTCAATGATGGATGTCGACTTCTTGCCGGAACATCTCGTCATCATTGGCGGAAGTTATATCGGCCTGGAATTCGGCCAGATGTATCGCCGCTTCGGGAGTGAAGTCACGATCGTCGAAATGGGACCGCGCCTGATTGGGCGTGAAGACGAAGATATTTCCGACGCCGTGCGCCAAATTTTGGAAGTAGAGGGGATACAGACCAAATTGAATGCGAAATGCATATCACTGGCGAAGCGCAACAGCGGTATCGCTGTGGGCATCGGATGCGATGAGGGTCCGCCTGAAGTAGTAGGCACGCATGTCCTTCTGGCGGTGGGACGTATTCCCAACACGAACGACCTGGGGCTCGATCGGGCAGGGATTGCGACCGACCAACGAGGCTACATTGTCGTTGATGATCAACTGCAAACGAACGTGTCCGGCATCTGGGCCCTGGGTGACTGTAACGGCCGCGGCGCCTTTACGCATACGGCTTACAACGATTACGAGGTCGTTGCGGACAATCTCCTGGGCGGAGACCACCGCCGCGTGTCGGACCGAATCCAGGCGTACGCTCTATATACAGACCCGCCATTAGGCCGATGCGGCATGACGGACGTCGAAATACGAAAGTCTGGGCGTGCTGCACTCGCGGCGAAACATCCGATGAGCCGAGTGGGCCGGGCTGTGGAGAAGGGAGAAACCCAAGGTTTCATCAAAATCTCCGTTGATGCTGAAACAAAACACATTCTGGGTGCGGCGATTCTTGGGACCGGAGGCGATGAAGTGGTTCACGTGTTGCTGGACGTCATGTATGCAAAGGCGCCTTATACGGTCATACAGCGCGCAATGCATATCCATCCGACGATTGCAGAGTTTCTTCCCACCGTCTTATCCAAACTGGAACCCTTTGCGTAG
- a CDS encoding SDR family NAD(P)-dependent oxidoreductase, which translates to MSSSRKTAILTGASQRIGAGIVKGFIDRGFNVVSNSRNVTQSSEVVASNQVALVDGHLGKPATAAEIIQTALSRFESIDVLVNNAGIFINKPFMDYTAEDIRVLVSTNVMGFLHITQLSIKQILAQKTGGSIVTITTALARNPILGVTAAIPIGPRICHIPVF; encoded by the coding sequence ATGAGCAGCTCACGGAAGACAGCCATCTTGACCGGAGCCTCGCAGAGGATCGGCGCGGGAATCGTGAAGGGGTTTATCGACCGAGGTTTCAACGTCGTTTCCAATTCCCGGAACGTGACCCAATCCAGCGAGGTCGTGGCTTCCAACCAGGTCGCTCTGGTGGATGGCCATCTTGGCAAACCAGCCACTGCAGCCGAGATCATCCAGACGGCGTTGTCTCGCTTCGAGTCGATCGACGTACTGGTCAATAACGCCGGTATCTTCATCAACAAGCCGTTCATGGATTACACCGCCGAAGACATCAGAGTGCTCGTCTCGACGAACGTCATGGGCTTCTTGCACATCACTCAACTATCCATCAAACAAATCTTAGCGCAAAAGACCGGCGGGAGCATCGTCACGATCACGACAGCTCTTGCTCGCAACCCGATTCTGGGCGTGACAGCGGCGATACCGATTGGTCCTAGGATATGTCATATCCCGGTTTTTTGA
- a CDS encoding DUF427 domain-containing protein: protein MPKAIWNGATLAESSEGQVVEGNYYFPRQSINREYLQSSVKRPAIPL from the coding sequence ATGCCAAAAGCCATTTGGAATGGGGCGACGTTAGCCGAAAGCAGCGAGGGGCAGGTGGTCGAAGGGAACTACTATTTCCCGCGCCAGTCAATCAATCGAGAGTACCTCCAATCAAGCGTGAAGCGGCCAGCCATACCATTATAG